ATCGTTATTACTCAGGTTGGCTTGAAACCTGATCGTTGCGCCCCCATCCCTCCTTATGAAGGCCGGTTCGATGAGTCGAGCCGGCCGCCATATCCGCTAGCAAATGAGGTTTAACCGCATGGTGTCCAAGGCTCAAAGCCCGCAACAGACACAGTCAGAAAATCATACTCAAGCTCAAGCCCCCCTACTGCCGCTGCGGGACGTTGTCGTTTATCCGCATATGGTGATCCCGCTGTTCGTGGGCAGGGAGCGCTCAATCAATGCGCTTGAGTCAGCTATGGAGAGTGATAAGCGGATATTTCTCGTTGCTCAGCGTAATGCCGAGGTCGACGAACCCGCAGGGGGCGATCTCTACTCTTATGGGACCGTCGCTACCATCCTGCAGATGCTCAAGCTGCCCGATGGCACAGTTAAGGTGCTGGTTGAAGGCGGTGAGCGCGCGCAGCTGGTTGAGTTGCTAGAGAGTGATGACTATCTCGCAGCTAAACTCTCGGCCGTGGCTGAGCCTGAGTCGGATCCCGAGGATCGCGAGCTTGAGGTGTTGGCTCGCTCGGCGATGAGTCACTTTGAGCAATATGTAAAGCTGAATAAAAAGATTCCCCCGGAGATCCTCTCATCTTTAGCTGGTATAGAGGAGCCTGGGCGGCTTGCAGATACCATCGCTGCGCATATGGCCCTGAAAGTAGAAGAGAAGCAGGCCATTTTGGAGATGGAGAAGCCGAGCCAGCGGCTTGAGCATTTGATGGGGTTAATCGAGAGCGAGATAGATGTGCTGCAGCTCGAAAAGCGCATCCGCGGTCGGGTCAAGCAGCAGATGGAGAAGTCGCAGCGCGAGTACTACCTCAACGAGCAAATGAAGGCCATTCAAAAGGAGCTCGGTGAGCTTGAGGATGTGCCTAACGAGGTTGAGGAGCTCGAGCGTAAGATCGAAGAGTCTGGGATGCCGCAGCAGGCCTTAGACAAATCGCGCCAGGAGCTAAATAAGCTTAAGATGATGTCGCCGATGTCGGCAGAGGCGACTGTAGTGCGCAACTATCTCGACTGGATTGTCAGTTTGCCGTGGAAGGAGAAGAGCCGAGTTCGGCTCGATATGAAGCGAGCCCAAAAGGTGCTTGATGAGGATCACTATGGGCTGGACAAGGTTAAGGAGCGCATCCTCGAATATCTAGCGGTGCAGCGCCGTGTGCGTAAGCTCAAGGGTCCTATACTCTGCTTGGTGGGACCGCCTGGGGTGGGTAAGACTTCCCTGGGCCAGTCAATTGCTAGGGCGACCAACCGCAAATTCTCGCGCATGTCGTTGGGCGGGGTGCGCGATGAGGCGGAGATCAGAGGGCATCGGCGCACCTATATCGGCTCCTTGCCAGGCAAAATTGTTCAGAATCTGAGCAAGGTTGGCAAGCGTAACCCCCTATTCTTGCTCGATGAAGTTGACAAGATGGCAATGGACTTTCGCGGTGACCCGGCCTCGGCGCTGCTCGAGGTGCTTGATCCGGAGCAGAATTACAGCTTTAACGATCACTATTTGGAGGTCGATTTTGACCTTTCCGACGTGATGTTTGTCTGCACCGCTAATACCATGAATATACCTGAACCGCTCCTCGATCGCATGGAGGTGATCCGCCTTCCAGGCTATACCGAGCAGGAGAAGGTGGCCATCACCAAGCGCCACTTGCTGCCTAAGCAGATGAAGGCTAATGGCTTACGTAAAGGGGAGCTGGATCTTAAAGATAGCGCCATGCGGGATATCATTCGCCACTATACCCGCGAGGCAGGCGTGCGTAACCTAGAGCGGGAAGTAGCTACGATATGCCGTAAGGTAGTGAAAGGCTTGGTAGAGGACGAGGCTAAAAAGCGCCAGTCCAAGGGGGTTCAAGTAACCAGCCGCAATCTTGATAAATATCTCGGGGTGCGCCGCTACCGTTATGGTAGAGCCGAGTCCGAGGATCGGGTTGGACTTGCCACAGGACTAGCGTGGACCGAAGTCGGGGGTGAGTTGCTGACCATTGAGGTTGCAGTTGTCCCCGGCAAGGGTAAAGCTACCCACACCGGGCAGCTCGGTGAGGTCATGAAAGAGTCCATAGATGCGGCAATGACGGTTGTGCGTAGCCGTGCCCGGACTCTAGGGATCCAGCCCGAGTTCTATGCTCAACATGACTACCACATCCACGTCCCTGAGGGGGCTATACCGAAGGATGGCCCATCGGCGGGGATAGGGATGTGTGTAGCGCTGGTATCTTCATTGACCGGCATACCGGTAAGGGCTAGTGTAGGCATGACCGGTGAGATCACGTTACGTGGCGAGGTGCTGCCGATCGGTGGGCTTAAGGAGAAGCTACTAGCAGCCTTGCGCGGTGGTATTGAGACCGTGCTGATCCCGGCTGAAAACGAGAAGGATCTGGCTGATGTGCCCAAGGAGGTAAAGAGTAAACTGGATATCCGCTGCGTACGCTGGATAGATGAGGTCTTCGATGTAGCGCTCCTCCAGCGGCCCGAGCCTCTTGCCGAAGAGTCTGTGAGTGACGAGGACGAAACCTCGCAGCGCTCCAAGGTATCTGAGAATGGCTCGGTGCGCCCGCATTGACGGGTCAGCTCGGCTGGTGATTGGTGGGGAAGAGAGTTGACAGGCTTTGTGGGCATTGCTATAAATCGACACCTCCCAAAAAGATCTAGTCACGCTCGGCAGGCTAAGCAGCTTGGTTAACTTGGGCGGTCGGATGCGGCTTTAACGAGTTACTTGGGGATAGCCAGGCGTAATGGTAGAGTGGGCGATCGCAGGGGGATGGGGGCAGGAGCTGGGCGTCGCTCGTTGTGCAAAAGGCCTTCTCCATAAGCGGGCGAGCAATCCTTTTTAGAAAATCAATCACAAGACCAAGGGGACTTTGGGATGAATAAATCAGAGCTCATCGAGGCGGTAGCCGACTCTGCTGATCTTTCAAAAGCTGCGGCTTCACGTGCCGTTGATGCTATGGTAGAATCCATAACCGATGCGCTTAAGGAAGGCGACCAGGTGACTTTGGTTGGGTTTGGTACCTTTAGTGTTCGCGAGCGTGCGGCAAGGACTGGGCGTAATCCGCAGACTGGTGAGACGATAGAGATACCCGCTTCAAAAGTTCCTGGATTTAAGCCTGGAAAAGCGCTTAAAGATGCGGTAAACTAGCCGACCTAGAAATTGGGTGGTTAGCTCAGTTGGGAGAGCGTCGCCCTTACAAGGCGAAGGTCGCAGGTTCGAACCCTGCACCACCCACCAAGGTTGGTTTTAGGTTTTAAGAGTATTGGAGCGGTAGTTCAGTTGGTTAGAATGCCGGCCTGTCACGCCGGAGGTCGCGGGTTCGAGTCCCGTCCGCTCCGCCAAACATTGTAGATCTGCGAGATAGAAAGGCGCCCCCAAAAGGGGCGCTTTTTTTTTGGGTGCGTCTAGAGCGAAAAGCGGCGCCTTGACTGTTACGATGCCTGGTGATAAAGCTAATGAGTCGTGCTTCAGGCGAAGTGTGTCCCTTAACTTTTGTGTGGTGAGCAGAGAATGCTGCAAGCAATTCGAGATGGAGTAAAAGGCTGGATAGCCTGGGTAGTAATCGGACTTATCGCGCTGCCATTCGTATTTATGGGGGGGTATGATTACTTTACTGGCGGCACGGATCGTGATGCTGTTGTTGCCAAAGTCGGTGGCGAGGAAATAGTCCGCCACGAGTTGAATCGGGCTGTAGAGCAGCGGCGAATGCAGCTGCGGGAGATGTTCGGTGGTGATCTCCCTGAAGGGGCTTTTGACGAGGGGGCCATGCGTCGTGAAGCACTGCAGGGGCTGATTGATGAGAGGTTGCTGCACAAGTTTGTTGCTGATCAAAACCTGCGGGTGAGCGATGAAGAGGTAGCTCGCACCATTCGTAACCAGCAGATCTTCCACGAGGGTGGTCAATTCTCACGGGATCGTTATCGCACTTTGCTGAATCAAAATAGGTTGACCCCTGAAGAGTACGAAGAAATGGTTAGACAGGATCTGCTGGTTGGTCAGTTTGAAGATGTTATGCGCAGGAGTTCCTTCGTCGCTTCAGGTATGGCCGAGCGCTATTTAAAACTAGATCGCGAGCAGCGCAGTTTTGAGTATCTTGAGCTCACCGCCGAGCTGTTCAAGGATGAAGTGGAGATAACTGAATCTGAGTTAGAGAGTTACTATGAGGAGCATAAAGATGAATATATGGCTCCTGAGGCGGTTAAACTGGCTTACATAGAAGTCAGGGAGGATGAGCTGGATGATGCGGCTAAGATAGATAACATGGCCAATGTGGCTTTTGAGCGGCCGGAGAGCTTGGAGCCGGCCGCCGAAGAGGTGGGAGCAGATATCCGCTATAGCGACTGGATTACCCAAGAGGGTGAATCGGATGGCCTTGCACAACACTCGGCGATAGTATCAGCCGCGTTCAGTGAAGATGTCCTTGAATATGGTTACAATAGCGATTTGATAGAAGTATCCGGCGGACACTTTTTTGTGGTGCGTAAAGCCGAGCATCGGGAAGCTGAACCTAGGCCTTTATCAGATGTAGAGCAAGAGGTTAGGGAGCAGTTACGCCTTGAGCGGGCTCTGGATCTAGCGCGACAAGAGGCCGAAGATCTTATCGCCAGCGTGGAGGAGGACGCTGAGCAGTTGAGCAGTTTCGCCGAGCGTGTGGGCGCAGAGCTGTTCGCCGTGGATGGTGCGCGGCGCAGTGACGTTAGCCATCCGCAATCGGTAGTGCGTGAGGCCTTCAGATTGGGTGAAGGCGGGGTCGGCAAGGTTGAGCTCGATAACGCAACTGTTGCCGTGGTCCGCTTAGCCGAGGTTGAGCCTGGTGATCCAGATGGGGTTGAGGATCAAGAGCTGCGTCAGGTACAGCGTGATATCGAGCAGATGACCTCACGCGCTGATATGCAGGCGTTTATGCGGGCGTTGCGCGACGATGTCAGCGTTAAGATCAATGAGCAAAGGCTGTAGATTGCTAAATGATTAAGCTGAAGCCGCTAGCCGGCACTTGCCAAAGCCTGCTGAGTGGTGCCCTTCCACCGAGGGGGAGGCCTTAGTCACAGTACTGTGGAGGCCATGACGCCAAGGAAGACGCCAAGGATGACGCCATCCCTGGCGCAAGGCCTCTACAGCGGGGCAACTAAGTGATTCAGGGGGAAGATTTAGAGCCCCCCAGATGACCAAGATGACTATAGTTCAGCGCCGGAAAGGGCGACGCAGTGGAACCCACCGTCAACGTGGATAACTTCACCGCTGATCCCCGAGGCTAAGTCAGAGCAGAGAAAAGCGCTGACATTGCCTACTTCCTCGATAGATACGTTTTTGCGCAGCGGAGAAGCCTTTTCATTAAAGCTCATCATCTGCTTGAAGCTGCCGATACCGGAGGCCGCTAACGTGCGGATGGGTCCAGCTGACACCGCATTTACTCTGATTCCTTCGGGTCCGAGATCTGCGGCCATATAGCGGGTTGATGCTTCGAGACTGGCCTTTGCTGCACCCATAACATTGTAGTTTGGAAGTGCCCGCTCTGCGCCGAGATAGGTCAGGGTGAGCAGAGATCCTTGCCGCTGACGCAGCATCTCCCGACCGTGACGGGCCATGGCGACAAAGCTGTAAGCGGATATCTCGTGGGCGCTTTTAAAACCCTCACGGGTGGTGTTATCAACAAAAGAACCCTCTAGCTCCTCGCGTGGTGCGTAAGCTATGGCGTGAACGACGCCGTCTATGCCGTCAGTCCAGCTCTTGCCGAGCTCAGTGAAGAGTTGTTGAATTTCATCCTCCGAACTCACATCACAGGGAAATATCAAATCGCTATCAACAGATGCGGCAAGTTTGCTAACCCGGCCTTGAAGCTTTTCGGTTTGATATGTGAAGGCTAATTCTGCCCCTTCACGGTGCATAGCCTCGGCTATTCCCCAAGCTATTGATCGGTCGCTGGCGACTCCGGTTACAAGTATTCTTTTGCCGCTGAGGAATCCCATAGCAGAAAGTCTCCTATTGTAGGTTGTTTATGGCTGGTGCTTTGTTTGAAATCTAGGTCTTGATTTTATCATACCCCTGCATGGGCTCTTCGAAAAAACTCCCCTGAGCCCAGTTGTGCCCTGGTGTGGCCTCTAAAACTTCGCCGGCGCCACTATCCGCCCCGGTGTGGAGGTCTTTGGCGCCAGGGATGGCGCCATGAAGCCTCCAGGGAAGGATTCACGGCGTCCTCCACACCGGGGCGGATAGTGGCGCCGGCGAAGTTTTAGAGATTACCCCGGTGTGGAGGTCTTGGCGCCAGGGATGGCGCCAAGAAGCCTCCAGGGAAGGATTCACGGCGTCCTCCACACCGGGGCGCAATTGGGTTCAGGGGCAAGATTTAGAGTCTCTCCCCAAAAAATTTTGCTCGTAATGCATTAAAGTCAGCCGTGCCGATGACGAAAACGGGAAAAGAGGCGGTCATGGACTGCTGCTATTTCTGTTGGCACGATTTGTTGTTAAGCTAACAATGACTATCCCAAGCCGTGGGGCTTGGGTGGCAACGATCCGGGAGGAATCCGGGTCTGCGGTTCAAGAGAGGGCCCGCAAGTAGTTAACAGTAGTAAGCAAAGTGGTAGGAGGAGTTATGGATCCAGTCGGAGGAGCAGCAGGTAGTGCCGCAAGCGCTACTGGGATGTCTCAGCCGAGTACCAAGGCGGATGATCCTTTTGCGGGCGCGGACACCGGAGAAGTAGGCGGATCAGAGTTTGGCAGTGGTGCCGAAGGTGGTGGAGCAGATGCCGTGGATCTGTCCTCTGTGGCAGGCGGCAGTGAAGTAGGCGATGATGCTCTCGCCGAAGATGGCGGCGCGTCTAGCTATGACTCTGATGGCGGGCTTGACGACATGGGTGGTGGAGCGAGCGAAATAGACGCCATGATTTAAGTTTCTGTAAACTAAGCACTCTGCAGCTAACGCCTATGATTGCGGCGCTTCTAGATGCTAGGAGCGCCGCTGTAGTTTGTAAGGGCTGAGGTGCGTAGGCCCACCAACCGAGGCCTCTGCTGAGAGGCCTCGAAAAAATGCCGCTGCCTCGTGGCACTATAAGAGATCTGTTAATGCGCCCTGTAATCGCCCTAGTTGGACGTCCAAACGTCGGCAAATCCACCCTGTTCAATCGCCTCACTAGGACTAGGGATGCCCTGGTGGCCAACTATCCTGGGCTGACGCGGGACCGCCAATATGGGGTTCTTCGTCACCACGGTGATAGCGCCATTGTTATCGATACTGGTGGTATGGGTGAGGAGACAGATGGGCCTGGTGCTGCTATGCATGAGCAAGCCGGTGCTGCTATTGCTGAGGCTGATACGGTTATTCTGATAGTTGATGGGCAGACAGGGGTTAGTTCAGGTGATGAAGAGATTGTTGCGCAACTCAGGGGGCGGGGTTGTGCGGTGCATGTTGCAGTAAATAAAAGCGAGGGGCTGGATAAGAACCTCGTCTGCGCTGACTTTCATAGCTTAGGCATAGCAGCAGTTCACGCCATCTCAGCTCTGCGCGGTAGGGGGGTGGATGATTTAATCGATGCGGTATTTCGAGACGTTTATGCCCGCCGTTCTCAGCCCCATAAAGCCCCCGAGCAAGCTGGAGTAAATGGCCTGGATGAGGGGGTTGATGATCAAGTTGCTGCCCCTCGGG
This Halorhodospira halochloris DNA region includes the following protein-coding sequences:
- a CDS encoding peptidylprolyl isomerase, whose product is MLQAIRDGVKGWIAWVVIGLIALPFVFMGGYDYFTGGTDRDAVVAKVGGEEIVRHELNRAVEQRRMQLREMFGGDLPEGAFDEGAMRREALQGLIDERLLHKFVADQNLRVSDEEVARTIRNQQIFHEGGQFSRDRYRTLLNQNRLTPEEYEEMVRQDLLVGQFEDVMRRSSFVASGMAERYLKLDREQRSFEYLELTAELFKDEVEITESELESYYEEHKDEYMAPEAVKLAYIEVREDELDDAAKIDNMANVAFERPESLEPAAEEVGADIRYSDWITQEGESDGLAQHSAIVSAAFSEDVLEYGYNSDLIEVSGGHFFVVRKAEHREAEPRPLSDVEQEVREQLRLERALDLARQEAEDLIASVEEDAEQLSSFAERVGAELFAVDGARRSDVSHPQSVVREAFRLGEGGVGKVELDNATVAVVRLAEVEPGDPDGVEDQELRQVQRDIEQMTSRADMQAFMRALRDDVSVKINEQRL
- a CDS encoding HU family DNA-binding protein, coding for MNKSELIEAVADSADLSKAAASRAVDAMVESITDALKEGDQVTLVGFGTFSVRERAARTGRNPQTGETIEIPASKVPGFKPGKALKDAVN
- the lon gene encoding endopeptidase La, with amino-acid sequence MVSKAQSPQQTQSENHTQAQAPLLPLRDVVVYPHMVIPLFVGRERSINALESAMESDKRIFLVAQRNAEVDEPAGGDLYSYGTVATILQMLKLPDGTVKVLVEGGERAQLVELLESDDYLAAKLSAVAEPESDPEDRELEVLARSAMSHFEQYVKLNKKIPPEILSSLAGIEEPGRLADTIAAHMALKVEEKQAILEMEKPSQRLEHLMGLIESEIDVLQLEKRIRGRVKQQMEKSQREYYLNEQMKAIQKELGELEDVPNEVEELERKIEESGMPQQALDKSRQELNKLKMMSPMSAEATVVRNYLDWIVSLPWKEKSRVRLDMKRAQKVLDEDHYGLDKVKERILEYLAVQRRVRKLKGPILCLVGPPGVGKTSLGQSIARATNRKFSRMSLGGVRDEAEIRGHRRTYIGSLPGKIVQNLSKVGKRNPLFLLDEVDKMAMDFRGDPASALLEVLDPEQNYSFNDHYLEVDFDLSDVMFVCTANTMNIPEPLLDRMEVIRLPGYTEQEKVAITKRHLLPKQMKANGLRKGELDLKDSAMRDIIRHYTREAGVRNLEREVATICRKVVKGLVEDEAKKRQSKGVQVTSRNLDKYLGVRRYRYGRAESEDRVGLATGLAWTEVGGELLTIEVAVVPGKGKATHTGQLGEVMKESIDAAMTVVRSRARTLGIQPEFYAQHDYHIHVPEGAIPKDGPSAGIGMCVALVSSLTGIPVRASVGMTGEITLRGEVLPIGGLKEKLLAALRGGIETVLIPAENEKDLADVPKEVKSKLDIRCVRWIDEVFDVALLQRPEPLAEESVSDEDETSQRSKVSENGSVRPH
- a CDS encoding enoyl-ACP reductase FabI, producing MGFLSGKRILVTGVASDRSIAWGIAEAMHREGAELAFTYQTEKLQGRVSKLAASVDSDLIFPCDVSSEDEIQQLFTELGKSWTDGIDGVVHAIAYAPREELEGSFVDNTTREGFKSAHEISAYSFVAMARHGREMLRQRQGSLLTLTYLGAERALPNYNVMGAAKASLEASTRYMAADLGPEGIRVNAVSAGPIRTLAASGIGSFKQMMSFNEKASPLRKNVSIEEVGNVSAFLCSDLASGISGEVIHVDGGFHCVALSGAEL